In Dermacentor andersoni chromosome 4, qqDerAnde1_hic_scaffold, whole genome shotgun sequence, the following proteins share a genomic window:
- the LOC129386541 gene encoding uncharacterized protein gives MPRSDMSCSSRRFGTAAPVLLLPIVLVLVLAMSPARRSMACAHARPSTPWPPYGMPHRPLRWGYLAYGSSFLLCDNWLGRHYRRRNKLGDYPYCAHGSRGLYNLRPKPSLHDLIYGRHKGPATDTDD, from the coding sequence GGACATGTCCTGTTCATCTCGCCGCTTCGGCACGGCCGCACCGGTCCTGCTGCTGCCGATCGTGCTGGTTCTGGTGCTGGCGATGTCGCCTGCGCGGAGAAGCATGGCATGCGCCCATGCACGGCCGTCCACACCGTGGCCGCCATACGGCATGCCGCACCGCCCTCTGCGATGGGGTTACCTGGCCTACGGATCGTCATTTCTGTTGTGCGACAACTGGCTCGGCCGTCACTACCGGCGGCGAAACAAGCTCGGGGACTACCCGTACTGCGCTCACGGGTCCAGAGGACTGTACAACCTGCGACCCAAGCCTTCGCTGCACGACCTCATATACGGCCGCCACAAGGGACCAGCGACGGACACGGACGATTAA